From Camelina sativa cultivar DH55 chromosome 7, Cs, whole genome shotgun sequence, one genomic window encodes:
- the LOC104700171 gene encoding extensin-like has protein sequence MSTPDPNPNPNPIPNPSVSVPVSRPIVTASVSPVTQTNAVRTPSSQPPPPPAPSSYRAIAPVHRYPHPHQNHYTHPLPIRRSNPVAGSPHPHPDPSSLIYPFGSSGGGYPTRPARPVANPVGSPGGYRPRPVYAYHHGQFGSNLDPMVQQYMRAPLPQNQQQSPQLGSGHMKGVPHFLQPRATPSPTSILDNVGHKKARSRDDALVLVRKRKVRISEGASLYSLCRSWLRNGAHEGIQPQRSDTMTCLPKPLPADTMETSLPKDSVEEPNNEEDKEDEESVKHLSESDLLKRHVDRAKKVRARLREERSKRIARYKARLALLLPPFGEQCRNE, from the exons ATGTCCACCCCCGATCCCAATCCCAATCCCAATCCCATTCCCAATCCCTCCGTCTCTGTACCAGTATCGCGTCCTATCGTCACCGCATCCGTATCTCCGGTGACACAAACCAACGCAGTCAGAACGCCGTCGtctcaacctcctccaccaccagcTCCGTCGTCGTACAGAGCAATAGCTCCGGTTCATCGttatcctcatcctcatcaaaATCACTACACTCATCCTTTACCGATCAGGCGTTCGAATCCCGTTGCTGGCTCGCCTCACCCACACCCAGACCCGTCCAGTCTTATATACCCGTTTGGTTCTTCGGGTGGAGGGTATCCTACCCGACCCGCTAGACCTGTTGCTAATCCTGTGGGTAGTCCAGGTGGGTATCGTCCTCGGCCTGTTTATGCATACCACCATGGCCAATTTGGGTCGAATTTGGATCCTATGGTTCAGCAGTACATGAGAGCTCCGCTTCctcagaatcaacaacaatCTCCTCAACTTGGGTCGGGTCATATGAAGGGTGTTCCTCATTTTTTGCAACCTCGG GCCACTCCTTCTCCAACTTCAATTCTAGACAATGTTGGGCATAAAAAGGCCAG AAGCCGGGATGATGCTCTGGTACTTGTTAGAAAAAGAAAG GTTAGAATATCAGAGGGAGCTTCATTATATTCACTGTGTAGATCTTGGTTGAGAAATGGTGCTCATGAGGGAATTCAG CCGCAGCGAAGTGATACAATGACATGTTTGCCAAAGCCTTTGCCTGCGGATACGATGGAGACAAGTTTGCCCAAAGATTCAGTTGAAGAACCAAATaacgaagaagacaaagag GACGAGGAATCTGTGAAACATTTGTCAGAATCTGATCTTTTGAAAAGACATGTAGACCGAGCTAAGAAGGTCCGCGCTCG attGAGAGAGGAACGGTCAAAGAGAATCGCAAGGTACAAGGCAAGGTTGGCTCTTCTTCTGCCACCATTTGGAGAGCAATGCAGGAACGAATAA
- the LOC104700162 gene encoding uncharacterized protein LOC104700162 produces the protein MELQDALKDENEKPIETSVASEKKNGEAVGEEADGKDENDEVVGTSAGEKSKAYDDFVETLVDLVAIKVPVEEENVIVEEPSLLDDSVEASSSGLNKPLGLPLKTKTIKKVKKLVKKKLRKGTAVQEENVAVEQGRTVGNSKEDDQIPEEPSLGGSEKGIKKVTTESVADSTQCSSGKDKDLETSVGGNDMEFQKDLGELAEASQPADDGENVVGGGEPSGMETLQQVKGKSSILKRQKGKKVKGTLAQGPKEGFDLDSVVSDKRDAGASSGGNVMEAKKAIDGSVDAKTGLAEDTRRKRKRQRKQVLGSNKKHRNEVVAAAADPTEHRTVEKKKQLVDDPEKGEMDKQGKAKIGGLIFMCNTKTRPDCFRFSVMGVQEKRKDYVMGIKPGLKLFLYDYDLKLLYGIFQASSAGGMKLERNAFGGSFPAQVRFKIFSDCLPLPESQFRTAIKENYNNKNKFKTELTNKQVFKLKKLFRPVTIPAQLTHKQPIPVPRDADRKRSDRDRYAPSSSRAHPTRTHERRRDSPPPRREEQLPRDLYLSEREYRTYGLRRRDTTQQYPIPPPDSSYDIVSRDRVRLDSYRSSVDHERLLRQAEIERHDRSREVRLVHLPERDYHMYDHQSSRRELLSRNSLDPPTSAVALDSYRRDPYHSYEYERAPRTFMASPRREDDDLYSRYVTADSLAEYYRSSSQRYPSITESELPPSLVSSRYAYSRSLPYSHR, from the exons ATGGAACTACAAGATGCTCTGAAAGATGAGAATGAGAAACCCATTGAGACCTCGGTTGCTTCTGAGAAGAAGAATGGGGAAGCTGTGGGTGAAGAAGCTGATGGAAAGGATGAGAATGATGAGGTTGTTGGAACCTCTGCTGGAGAAAAAAGTAAGGCATATGATGACTTTGTTGAAACTTTAGTGGATTTGGTAGCTATTAAAGTACCCGTAGAAGAAGAGAATGTGATTGTTGAAGAACCCTCTCTTCTTGATGATTCTGTTGAAGCAAGTTCTTCTGGATTGAATAAGCCACTTGGATTACCATTGAAAACTAAGACTATCAAAAAAGTGAAGAAGCttgttaaaaagaaattaagaaaaggCACTGCTGTTCAGGAAGAGAATGTCGCTGTTGAACAAGGTAGAACCGTGGGAAACAGCAAAGAAGATGACCAAATTCCAGAAGAGCCTTCTCTTGGTGGAAGCGAAAAGGGTATAAAGAAGGTTACTACAGAGTCTGTTGCAGATTCTACTCAGTGTTCTTCTGGAAAAGACAAAGATTTAGAAACCTCTGTTGGAGGAAATGATATGGAGTTTCAGAAAGATTTAGGAGAATTAGCAGAAGCTTCTCAACCTGCAGATGATGGTGAAAATGTTGTTGGAGGAGGAGAACCATCTGGTATGGAAACACTACAACAGGTAAAGGGAAAATCTAGCATTTTGAAGAgacaaaaggggaaaaaagtcAAAGGGACTCTTGCTCAGGGACCTAAGGAAGGATTCGATCTAGATTCAGTAGTCTCAGATAAAAGAGACGCCGGAGCTTCTTCAGGGGGAAACGTGATGGAAGCTAAGAAAGCTATTGACGGTTCTGTAGACGCCAAAACTGGCTTGGCTGAAGATACGAGACGCAAAAGGAAGAGACAGAGAAAACAG GTTTTAGGTTCAAACAAGAAACATAGGAATGAGGTagtagctgctgctgctgatccAACAGAACATAGAACGGTAGAGAAGAAAAAGCAGCTTGTTGACGACCCTGAGAAAGGAGAAATGGACAAGCAAGGAAAAGCAAAGATTGGTGGTTTGATCTTCATGTGCAATACAAAAACTAGACCTGATTGTTTTCGGTTCAGTGTAATGGGCGTACAAGAGAAAAGGAAGGATTATGTCATGGGCATTAAACCGGGGCTTAAGCTTTTTCTTTATGACTATGATCTCAAACTCCTCTATGGAATTTTCCAAGCATCCTCTGCCGGTGGGATGAAACTTGAACGCAATGCTTTTGGTGGATCCTTTCCTGCTCAG GTGCGCTTTAAGATCTTTAGTGATTGCTTACCATTGCCTGAGAGCCAATTCAGAACAGCTATCAAGGAGAAttacaacaataaaaacaaGTTCAAAACAGAATTGACTAATAAGCAG GTATTTAAGCTTAAGAAGCTTTTCCGACCAGTTACTATCCCTGCACAACTTACCCACAAACAGCCAATCCCTGTTCCTCGTGATGCTGACAGGAAAAGATCTGATAGAGACCGTTACGCACCTAGTAGCAGTAGAGCCCACCCGACCCGTACACATGAAAGAAGACGTGATTCCCCTCCTCCACGCAGAGAAGAACAACTGCCGCGTGACTTATATCTCAGTGAAAGGGAGTATCGAACATACGGCTTGAGAAGAAGAGACACAACCCAGCAGTATCCAATCCCGCCTCCTGATTCATCTTACGATATTGTCAGCCGAGACCGTGTTCGTTTGGATTCATACCGTTCATCTGTGGACCATGAACGGCTTTTGAGACAAGCAGAGATTGAGAGGCATGACCGTAGTAGGGAAGTTCGTCTTGTTCACTTGCCTGAAAGAGACTACCACATGTATGATCATCAAAGTTCTAGACGGGAACTCCTGAGTCGAAACTCGCTTGACCCTCCAACTTCAGCGGTTGCTTTGGACTCCTACAGGAGAGACCCGTATCACAGTTATGAGTATGAAAGGGCGCCAAGGACGTTCATGGCTTCTCcgagaagagaagatgatgacttgTATTCCCGGTATGTTACAGCGGATTCATTGGCTGAATACTACCGATCGTCATCACAAAGATACCCAAGCATAACTGAATCTGAGCTTCCACCTTCATTAGTATCATCCCGGTATGCTTATTCAAGGTCTTTGCCTTACTCACACCGCTGA
- the LOC104700169 gene encoding protein RALF-like 20, producing MVISKKTIIQSFALMIIIAIVMSTTEAKTIGNPAMRTDEPKGCPPGSPPGCKMQPANPYTRGCEPSHRCRGG from the coding sequence ATGGTTATATCCAAGAAAACAATTATACAATCATTCGCTCTTATGATTATTATAGCTATAGTCATGAGCACGACGGAAGCAAAAACCATAGGCAATCCAGCTATGCGAACAGATGAACCCAAAGGTTGTCCTCCTGGGTCTCCACCAGGTTGCAAGATGCAACCGGCTAACCCATACACACGAGGTTGCGAACCTAGCCATAGATGCCGTGGTGGTTAA
- the LOC104700167 gene encoding centromere/kinetochore protein zw10 homolog isoform X2: MAEIDALFESINVRDLLAGHDLNDPTTPLSAPDLRLLKNRLESHSLRIKSKVQSYLVAHHSDFSELFSLCQDAVSRTRLISDDVSDVLQLVSDRPIDVEIRSVMDEITEKTKEVKLKRESLDLVSAIVGICEALQETKEALKNGRFRFAAERIRELKIVLRIGEEEDGEPVAYALLRKEWSNCFDEIQEVLAKFMENAVRFELESSRLQIKYQLSVGETAGIALSTVLEAMEVIGMLDYGLAKAADSIFKHVITPAVTHASTFTAVEDSSKTSGEITEATLRLKKSSDHKIEDVDGDAIYSGILKVVKFVCSSLCFGNSTWIHSFGRLTWPRISELIISKFLSKVVPEDASKLADFQKIIERTSQFEAALQELNFVSSSDAESRLSKYAEDVEVHFASRKKIEILAKARNLLLQCNFTIPQEIAMRNANLKSDGVGSLDINSSKHIVCLLFSSERCVVSEAASQLMNLVHKTLEDVCVSSARVASEFYNAARDSILLYEAVVPVKLEKQLDGINQAAVLLHNDCLYLFEEILGLAFEYRASFPSSIKEYAVFADVAPRFKLMAEEVLQKQVHLVISNLREAIDSADGFQNTHQMKQFESAQFCIEQVVFSLEKVHMIWKPVLRPKTYKQSMCVVLESVFRRIARDILLLDDMAADETFQLQRLIYLMLENLSSLLDSLRSADDTCRPLDDLIPSLLKTRKLAELLDMPLKSITSAWESGELSSCNFTRTEVQDFIKAIFTDSPLRKECLWRIDDVSQ, from the exons ATGGCGGAGATCGACGCATTGTTTGAATCAATTAATGTTCGGGACCTTCTCGCCGGACACGATCTCAACGATCCGACCACTCCGTTATCGGCGCCGGATCTCCGCCTCCTCAAAAACCGCTTAGAGTCTCATTCCCTACGGATCAAGTCCAAAGTACAGTCCTACCTCGTCGCTCATCACTCTGATTTCTCGgagctcttctctctctgtcaAGACGCTGTCTCGAGGACTCGTCTGATCTCCGATGACGTCTCCGATGTTCTACAATTGGTTTCTGACCGTCCGATTGATGTTGAGATTCGTAGTGTAATGGATGAGATCACCGAGAAGACCAAGGAAGTGAAGTTGAAGAGAGAATCGCTTGATTTAGTGAGTGCGATCGTGGGAATATGTGAGGCATTGCAGGAAACGAAGGAAGCTTTGAAAAACGGACGTTTCAGATTCGCCGCTGAGAGAATCAGAGAGTTGAAAATTGTGTTGAGgattggtgaagaggaagatggagaacCTGTGGCTTACGCTTTGCTTAGGAAGGAATGGTCTAATTGCTTTGACGAG ATTCAAGAGGTGCTTGCAAAATTCATGGAGAATGCAGTGCGTTTCGAGCTAGAGTCGAGTAGACTCCAGATTAAGTATCAGCTAAGCGTTGGTGAAACTGCTGGAATCGCTCTTAGTACTGTTCTCGAGGCTATGGAG GTGATTGGAATGTTAGACTATGGGCTTGCGAAAGCAGCTGACTCAATCTTCAAGCATGTCATCACCCCAGCTGTAACTCATGCATCTACCTTTACCGCTGTGGAGGATTCAAGTAAAACCTCAGGGGAAATAACTGAAGCGACATTAAGGCTCAAGAAGTCCTCAGATCacaaa ATTGAAGATGTGGATGGAGATGCAATATATTCAGGAATTCTTAAGGTTGTTAAGTTCGTTTGCAGTTCCTTATGCTTTGGAAACTCTACATGGATCCATTCTTTTGGGAGATTGACGTGGCCGAGGATATCAGAGCTGATCATATCGAAATTTCTTTCTAAG GTTGTCCCAGAAGATGCTTCAAAACTTGCTGACTTTCAGAAAATTATCGAGCGGACCTCTCAATTTGAAGCAGCTCTTCAggaattgaattttgtttcatcATCTGATGCAGAGAGTAGGCTCAGCAAATATGCTGAAGATGTGGAGGTTCATTTTGCATCGAGAAAGAAGATAGAAATTCTAGCAAAAGCAAGAAATTTGCTGTTGCAGTGTAACTTCACGATTCCCCAG GAAATTGCTATGAGGAATGCCAATTTGAAGTCTGATGGTGTGGGATCTTTAGATATTAATTCTTCCAAGCACATTGTTTGCTTACTTTTCTCCTCCGAAAGGTGTGTGGTATCTGAAGCTGCATCCCAACTTATGAATTTGGTGCATAAGACGCTTGAG GATGTTTGTGTATCTTCTGCAAGGGTTGCTTCAGAGTTCTACAACGCTGCTCGAGATTCTATCCTTCTATATGAAGCTGTTGTTCCTGTCAAG CTAGAGAAACAACTCGATGGCATCAATCAAGCTGCTGTTCTTCTGCACAACGATTGTCTATATTTGTTCGAAGAGATACTTGGATTGGCTTTTGAG TATCGAGCTAGCTTCCCTAGCTCCATCAAGGAATATGCAGTATTTGCTGACGTAGCCCCAAGATTTAAACTGATGGCAGAAGAAGTTTTGCAGAAACAAGTTCATTTAGTAATTTCGAATTTGCGAGAG GCTATAGACAGTGCAGATGGATTTCAGAATACTCATCAAATGAAACAATTTGAATCTGCACAATTTTGCATTGAGCAG GTTGTCTTTAGTCTAGAGAAAGTGCATATGATATGGAAGCCAGTGTTACGACCCAAAACTTACAAGCAAAGCATGTGCGTAGTTTTGGAGTCGGTATTTCGCAGAATAGCCAGAGATATTCTTCTTCTAGACGACATGGCTGCTGATGAAACTTTCCAG CTACAAAGACTGATTTATCTCATGTTGGAGAATCTATCTTCTTTACTCGATTCACTGAGATCTGCAGACGACACTTGTCGTCCTCTTGATGATCTCATACCATCTTTACTCAAAACTCGTAAACTGGCAG AACTATTGGATATGCCTCTCAAGTCTATAACTTCAGCTTGGGAAAGTGGCGAGTTATCTAGTTGCAATTTCACAAGAACGGAG GTACAAGATTTTATCAAAGCTATATTTACAGATTCGCCGCTGAGAAAAGAATGCTTATGGAGGATAGACGACGTTAGCCAGTAG
- the LOC104700168 gene encoding protein RALF-like 17 codes for MAASREFIICCFLTLLLCNFFMRGVDSGGAAADVSRGGCGVGDGSLGDDNERCVDQAVLKDDDDDDVDDVYKVINKMRIYA; via the coding sequence ATGGCTGCATCTAGAGAATTTATCATCTGTTGTTTCTTGACACTTCTCTTATGCAATTTCTTCATGAGAGGGGTCGACTCTGGTGGTGCTGCTGCGGACGTCAGCAGAGGAGGATGTGGCGTTGGCGATGGTAGCCTTGGGGACGATAACGAGCGGTGTGTGGATCAGGCGGTACTGAAagatgacgacgacgatgacgtGGATGATGTTTACAAAGTGATCAACAAGATGAGGATATATGCTTGA
- the LOC104700167 gene encoding centromere/kinetochore protein zw10 homolog isoform X1, protein MAEIDALFESINVRDLLAGHDLNDPTTPLSAPDLRLLKNRLESHSLRIKSKVQSYLVAHHSDFSELFSLCQDAVSRTRLISDDVSDVLQLVSDRPIDVEIRSVMDEITEKTKEVKLKRESLDLVSAIVGICEALQETKEALKNGRFRFAAERIRELKIVLRIGEEEDGEPVAYALLRKEWSNCFDEIQEVLAKFMENAVRFELESSRLQIKYQLSVGETAGIALSTVLEAMEVIGMLDYGLAKAADSIFKHVITPAVTHASTFTAVEDSSKTSGEITEATLRLKKSSDHKIEDVDGDAIYSGILKVVKFVCSSLCFGNSTWIHSFGRLTWPRISELIISKFLSKVVPEDASKLADFQKIIERTSQFEAALQELNFVSSSDAESRLSKYAEDVEVHFASRKKIEILAKARNLLLQCNFTIPQEIAMRNANLKSDGVGSLDINSSKHIVCLLFSSERCVVSEAASQLMNLVHKTLEDVCVSSARVASEFYNAARDSILLYEAVVPVKLEKQLDGINQAAVLLHNDCLYLFEEILGLAFEYRASFPSSIKEYAVFADVAPRFKLMAEEVLQKQVHLVISNLREAIDSADGFQNTHQMKQFESAQFCIEQVVFSLEKVHMIWKPVLRPKTYKQSMCVVLESVFRRIARDILLLDDMAADETFQLQRLIYLMLENLSSLLDSLRSADDTCRPLDDLIPSLLKTRKLAELLDMPLKSITSAWESGELSSCNFTRTEVQDFIKAIFTDSPLRKECLWRIDDVSQ, encoded by the exons ATGGCGGAGATCGACGCATTGTTTGAATCAATTAATGTTCGGGACCTTCTCGCCGGACACGATCTCAACGATCCGACCACTCCGTTATCGGCGCCGGATCTCCGCCTCCTCAAAAACCGCTTAGAGTCTCATTCCCTACGGATCAAGTCCAAAGTACAGTCCTACCTCGTCGCTCATCACTCTGATTTCTCGgagctcttctctctctgtcaAGACGCTGTCTCGAGGACTCGTCTGATCTCCGATGACGTCTCCGATGTTCTACAATTGGTTTCTGACCGTCCGATTGATGTTGAGATTCGTAGTGTAATGGATGAGATCACCGAGAAGACCAAGGAAGTGAAGTTGAAGAGAGAATCGCTTGATTTAGTGAGTGCGATCGTGGGAATATGTGAGGCATTGCAGGAAACGAAGGAAGCTTTGAAAAACGGACGTTTCAGATTCGCCGCTGAGAGAATCAGAGAGTTGAAAATTGTGTTGAGgattggtgaagaggaagatggagaacCTGTGGCTTACGCTTTGCTTAGGAAGGAATGGTCTAATTGCTTTGACGAG ATTCAAGAGGTGCTTGCAAAATTCATGGAGAATGCAGTGCGTTTCGAGCTAGAGTCGAGTAGACTCCAGATTAAGTATCAGCTAAGCGTTGGTGAAACTGCTGGAATCGCTCTTAGTACTGTTCTCGAGGCTATGGAG GTGATTGGAATGTTAGACTATGGGCTTGCGAAAGCAGCTGACTCAATCTTCAAGCATGTCATCACCCCAGCTGTAACTCATGCATCTACCTTTACCGCTGTGGAGGATTCAAGTAAAACCTCAGGGGAAATAACTGAAGCGACATTAAGGCTCAAGAAGTCCTCAGATCacaaa ATTGAAGATGTGGATGGAGATGCAATATATTCAGGAATTCTTAAGGTTGTTAAGTTCGTTTGCAGTTCCTTATGCTTTGGAAACTCTACATGGATCCATTCTTTTGGGAGATTGACGTGGCCGAGGATATCAGAGCTGATCATATCGAAATTTCTTTCTAAG GTTGTCCCAGAAGATGCTTCAAAACTTGCTGACTTTCAGAAAATTATCGAGCGGACCTCTCAATTTGAAGCAGCTCTTCAggaattgaattttgtttcatcATCTGATGCAGAGAGTAGGCTCAGCAAATATGCTGAAGATGTGGAGGTTCATTTTGCATCGAGAAAGAAGATAGAAATTCTAGCAAAAGCAAGAAATTTGCTGTTGCAGTGTAACTTCACGATTCCCCAG GAAATTGCTATGAGGAATGCCAATTTGAAGTCTGATGGTGTGGGATCTTTAGATATTAATTCTTCCAAGCACATTGTTTGCTTACTTTTCTCCTCCGAAAGGTGTGTGGTATCTGAAGCTGCATCCCAACTTATGAATTTGGTGCATAAGACGCTTGAG GATGTTTGTGTATCTTCTGCAAGGGTTGCTTCAGAGTTCTACAACGCTGCTCGAGATTCTATCCTTCTATATGAAGCTGTTGTTCCTGTCAAG CTAGAGAAACAACTCGATGGCATCAATCAAGCTGCTGTTCTTCTGCACAACGATTGTCTATATTTGTTCGAAGAGATACTTGGATTGGCTTTTGAG TATCGAGCTAGCTTCCCTAGCTCCATCAAGGAATATGCAGTATTTGCTGACGTAGCCCCAAGATTTAAACTGATGGCAGAAGAAGTTTTGCAGAAACAAGTTCATTTAGTAATTTCGAATTTGCGAGAG GCTATAGACAGTGCAGATGGATTTCAGAATACTCATCAAATGAAACAATTTGAATCTGCACAATTTTGCATTGAGCAG GTTGTCTTTAGTCTAGAGAAAGTGCATATGATATGGAAGCCAGTGTTACGACCCAAAACTTACAAGCAAAGCATGTGCGTAGTTTTGGAGTCGGTATTTCGCAGAATAGCCAGAGATATTCTTCTTCTAGACGACATGGCTGCTGATGAAACTTTCCAG CTACAAAGACTGATTTATCTCATGTTGGAGAATCTATCTTCTTTACTCGATTCACTGAGATCTGCAGACGACACTTGTCGTCCTCTTGATGATCTCATAC CATCTTTACTCAAAACTCGTAAACTGGCAG AACTATTGGATATGCCTCTCAAGTCTATAACTTCAGCTTGGGAAAGTGGCGAGTTATCTAGTTGCAATTTCACAAGAACGGAG GTACAAGATTTTATCAAAGCTATATTTACAGATTCGCCGCTGAGAAAAGAATGCTTATGGAGGATAGACGACGTTAGCCAGTAG
- the LOC104700170 gene encoding probable serine/threonine-protein kinase DDB_G0276461 — translation MWKFKPFAQKEPAGLEGRYLEIGNLKVQVRNVIAEGGFSSVYLAQDANHASKQYALKHIICNDEESLELVMKEISVLKSLKGHPNVVTLYAHGILDMGRNKKEALLAMELCGKSLVDVLENRGAGYFEEKQALTILRDVCNAVFAMHCQSPRVAHRDLKAENLLLNSDGQWKLCDFGSVSTNHKIFERAEEMGIEEDNIRKYTTPTYRAPEMWDLYRREMISEKVDIWALGCLLFRICYFKNAFDGVSKLQILNGNYRIPESPKYSVFVTDLIKDMLQASPDERPDITQIWFRVNEQLPANSQKSLPDRPPEMQSTGVHDGVSKSANKSSSGPRRSPPPPPPSSGESDSGGSLGAFWATQHAKASVVSEDNKSMPKFDEPNSHNSNTSKSERVRVDSHHPKKPSPMRGEARGTQRKKDLETTVSQKDTSPAATNSRTRVSKDDAFNSFVADFDTTKLDSGNKPGKEEALVAEIERLKDELKQTNAEKAEITAKFEKLSAICRSQRQELQDLKQTLASKSASPSPSRDSSQNQPSPGMHSVSSTPSREKMEGNMWELQKDRSDWSTGSSDPNSWQPFSDDAKPVLESASKGNNTSNQSVRTKSKPASAAGTQGFEAWGFETESFRAATPSSAATSASATQRSMGSGNTSQRYGSTKMRENQKTAQPAGWAGF, via the exons ATGTGGAAGTTTAAACCGTTTGCTCAGAAAGAACCTGCGGGTCTCGAAGGTCGATATCTAGAGATAGGAAATCTAAAAGTTCAGGTTAGAAACGTTATTGCGGAAGGAGGTTTCTCCAGCGTTTACTTAGCTCAAGATGCAAATCACGCGTCAAAGCAATATGCTCTGAAGCACATCATCTGCAATGATGAGGAGTCGCTTGAACTTGTAATGAAAGAGATCTCGGTTCTGAAATCTCTCAAGGGACATCCTAATGTTGTCACACTCTATGCACATGGTATCTTGGATATGGGGAGGAACAAAAAAGAAGCTCTTTTGGCTATGGAACTTTGTGGTAAATCTCTTGTGGATGTGCTTGAGAATAGAGGGGCTGGTTACTTTGAAGAGAAACAAGCTCTTACGATTTTGAGAGATGTGTGTAATGCTGTCTTTGCAATGCATTGTCAGTCCCCACGCGTTGCCCACAG AGACTTGAAGGCTGAGAATCTTCTATTGAACTCAGATGGACAGTGGAAATTATGCGATTTTGGAAGTGTTTCGACAAATCACAAGATTTTCGAAAGAGCAGAAGAGATGGGCATTGAAGAAgataatattagaaaatacaCAACACCAACATATAGAGCTCCTGAG ATGTGGGATCTCTATCGAAGGGAGATGATAAGCGAGAAGGTCGATATATGG GCTCTTGGATGTCTACTGTTTCGGATTTGCTATTTTAAAAATGCATTTGATGGAGTATCAAAGCTGCAGATTTTAAACGGGAATTATCGTATTCCAGAATCTCCTAAATACAGTGTATTTGTTACGGATCTCATCAAAGATATGCTTCAAGCTTCACCTGATGAACGACCAGATATTACAcag ATTTGGTTTCGTGTCAACGAGCAGCTTCCTGCTAATTCACAGAAGTCACTTCCTGATCGACCACCTGAAATGCAATCTACTGGAGTCCATGATG GTGTATCAAAATCAGCAAATAAATCTTCTTCAGGACCTCGCCGAAgtccgccaccaccaccaccatcttcTGGAGAGTCAGATAGTGGAGGATCGCTTGGTGCCTTTTGGGCGACTCAGCACGCTAAAGCCTCTGTTGTATCAGAAGATAACAAAAGCATGCCTAAATTTGATGAACCAAATAGCCACAACAGTAACACATCTAAATCCGAAAGAGTTCGTGTGGATAGTCATCATCCCAAAAAGCCTAGTCCAATGAGAGGAGAGGCTCGTGGTACGCAGCGAAAGAAAGATCTTGAAACTACGGTTTCTCAGAAGGATACAAGTCCTGCTGCAACCAATAGTAGGACAAGAGTGTCCAAGGATGACGCCTTTAACTCGTTTGTTGCTGACTTCGATACCACGAAGCTAGATAGCGGCAATAAACCTGGAAAAGAAGAGGCGTTGGTAGCTGAGATAGAGAGATTAAAAGATGAGTTGAAGCAAACAAATGCAGAGAAGGCTGAGATAACGGCTAAGTTTGAAAAGCTTTCTGCTATCTGCAGATCGCAGAGGCAAGAGTTGCAGGATCTCAAACAAACACTTGCCTCCAAAAGTGCCTCACCATCACCAAGCAGAGATTCTTCACAAAATCAACCCTCTCCAGGGATGCATTCCGTTTCATCAACTCCTTCG agagaaaagatgGAAGGAAATATGTGGGAACTACAAAAGGACAGATCTGATTGGTCAACTGGAAGCTCGGATCCAAATTCATGGCAACCTTTTAGTGATGATGCGAAACCCGTGTTGGAGTCTGCATCGAAGGGTAACAATACGAGTAATCAGTCTGTGAGAACAAAAAGTAAACCGGCTTCTGCCGCAGGTACTCAGGGTTTTGAGGCATGGGGTTTCGAGACAGAATCCTTCAGAGCTGCTACACCATCTTCAGCAGCTACTTCTGCTTCGGCAACACAAAGATCCATGGGTTCTGGAAACACTTCACAGAGATACGGGAGCACAAAGATGAGAGAAAACCAGAAAACAGCTCAACCTGCTGGATGGGCTGGCTTCTAA